In Corynebacterium aquatimens, one genomic interval encodes:
- a CDS encoding choline/carnitine O-acyltransferase: MSNAKFAIAPEPTTTDLKPLPVPELDSTLDAYSHALTAVLSGEKLESAQKIVEDFRSGQGPQLDAKLRERAAEREAEGTNWLHDEWYAGYLTVREPLPLSTNVGFQLALDPSSETTGVDRVVEFTQRAAAIHLQAAGKTLPEDVDGRGNRITDNQWFVYAGSIRHPEADGDSIVKNESGAANREIGVFFNGRLFAVPISDAEGNAVSAHAIKAAFEAIRAKDKKEKTSPVDFNAPSLLGSGVLADLLPQILEQDGNADVYSRLSDFLFTIELLDDEGVSATKRIRKATFSPRGAWVYKPLSYQASLHDKWIAVHVEHSCMDGATLVTSVQRLQNVELPAADDSEAATEQAAPEELTWTLTEDLVSVIRKKLASFQSKAESFDTQIITVPNEQPAEMPFKVSRDASAQLIMSIAQQMTFGRVRAVYEAVDMREFRAGRTECLRAATPEAVTFARKLVDGEATQDDLEAAVNAHRGWVKRCKSGNGFDRHIQMLETIASAEIDAANPSSGTTEGSDSSAAGATGSDHSAELHPFFTDRNATAARRDFLSTTSIGGAQQVVRYCFAQTIPAGFGISYTPLPEDGEYCVSWNKDTTENSVEFRENLSAASKKFWAFVAQM; encoded by the coding sequence GTGTCCAACGCCAAGTTCGCTATCGCCCCTGAGCCCACAACAACTGACCTCAAGCCGCTGCCGGTGCCGGAGCTTGACTCTACGCTTGACGCATATTCCCACGCGCTCACCGCTGTGTTGAGTGGGGAAAAGCTAGAGTCCGCACAGAAAATCGTCGAAGACTTCAGGTCTGGCCAAGGCCCGCAGCTCGACGCAAAGCTGCGTGAGCGCGCGGCCGAGCGCGAGGCGGAGGGCACGAACTGGCTTCACGACGAATGGTATGCGGGCTACCTGACCGTCCGCGAGCCGCTCCCGCTGTCCACGAACGTGGGCTTCCAGCTGGCCCTGGATCCATCGTCTGAGACCACCGGTGTTGACCGCGTGGTTGAGTTCACGCAGCGTGCAGCGGCAATTCACCTTCAGGCCGCGGGCAAGACGCTGCCGGAGGATGTAGACGGCCGCGGCAACCGTATTACGGACAACCAGTGGTTCGTCTACGCCGGCTCTATCCGCCACCCGGAAGCTGACGGTGACTCCATTGTGAAGAACGAGTCTGGCGCCGCCAACCGTGAAATCGGCGTGTTCTTTAACGGCCGTCTTTTTGCCGTTCCGATCAGTGACGCTGAGGGTAACGCGGTCTCCGCTCACGCGATCAAGGCTGCTTTTGAAGCTATCCGTGCCAAGGACAAGAAGGAAAAGACCTCCCCGGTTGACTTCAACGCGCCGTCCCTGCTCGGCTCCGGCGTACTCGCTGATCTGCTCCCCCAGATCCTTGAGCAAGACGGCAACGCCGACGTGTACTCCCGCCTGAGCGATTTCCTGTTCACGATTGAGCTGCTAGACGACGAAGGGGTCTCGGCCACCAAGCGGATCCGCAAGGCGACCTTCTCCCCGCGCGGCGCGTGGGTGTACAAGCCGTTGAGCTACCAAGCCTCGCTGCACGACAAGTGGATCGCGGTACACGTTGAGCACTCCTGCATGGACGGCGCCACTCTGGTGACCTCGGTGCAGCGTCTGCAAAACGTCGAGCTGCCAGCGGCCGACGATTCTGAGGCTGCCACCGAGCAGGCCGCTCCCGAAGAGCTGACATGGACCCTTACCGAGGACCTGGTTTCCGTCATCCGCAAGAAGCTGGCGTCCTTCCAGTCCAAGGCCGAGTCCTTTGACACCCAGATCATCACCGTGCCGAATGAGCAGCCGGCGGAAATGCCGTTCAAGGTCTCCCGCGACGCATCAGCTCAGCTGATCATGTCCATCGCTCAGCAGATGACCTTCGGCCGCGTGCGCGCTGTCTACGAGGCAGTGGACATGCGCGAATTCCGCGCCGGCCGCACCGAGTGCCTGCGCGCCGCAACCCCGGAGGCCGTCACCTTCGCCCGCAAGCTTGTCGACGGCGAGGCGACCCAGGACGACCTCGAAGCCGCAGTGAATGCCCACCGCGGGTGGGTGAAGCGCTGCAAGTCCGGCAACGGCTTTGACCGCCACATCCAGATGCTGGAGACCATCGCGTCCGCTGAGATTGATGCCGCGAACCCAAGCTCCGGCACGACCGAGGGCTCGGATTCTTCCGCCGCCGGCGCTACTGGGTCTGACCACTCCGCGGAGCTGCACCCGTTCTTCACCGACCGCAACGCCACGGCTGCACGCCGCGACTTTTTGTCCACCACCTCCATCGGTGGCGCGCAGCAGGTTGTGCGCTACTGCTTCGCGCAGACCATCCCCGCTGGCTTCGGCATCTCCTACACCCCGCTGCCGGAGGACGGCGAGTACTGCGTCTCCTGGAACAAGGACACCACCGAGAACTCCGTTGAGTTCCGCGAGAACCTGTCCGCGGCGTCCAAGAAGTTCTGGGCGTTCGTCGCGCAGATGTAA
- a CDS encoding ABC transporter permease: protein MANNNTTTNSNTPASVKETQALNEAPPQAQAATTPDTANDTGDTALKTSHSKPKPLYQRVWAQPEGKVGAILTGIILLITVIGFLFAEQITGYSTTEFVGLPFVSQGLFGTDLLGRSVLSRFLAGGLILIVTAFLATLLGMVVGTIIGMIAGYVGGRTDAIIMRINDVFLAFPQLIFAMLAIVIFGESATVLVLVIGLTHAPRIARVARAATQSVTNEDYIRAAQMYSVPHWKILNREVMPNITGPLAVEAGLRLTYSIGSIASLSFLGMGIQPPTADWGLMINENRIALPIQPWGVVLPVIAIAILTIGTNMLADATARATATTAMPIKRTGPKAESNKQPKTEPIHNVSGSKDPETNKSGAPETIGRGAPETDQSGDPGTGGSTVVTRTVSTSGKSTDEEPEKETRG from the coding sequence ATGGCTAACAACAACACCACCACTAATTCGAACACCCCCGCTTCGGTGAAGGAGACCCAAGCTCTAAACGAAGCACCGCCGCAGGCACAGGCGGCGACAACCCCTGACACCGCCAATGACACCGGCGACACCGCACTGAAGACATCGCACTCTAAACCCAAACCGCTCTACCAGCGCGTGTGGGCGCAGCCTGAGGGCAAGGTCGGCGCGATCCTCACCGGCATCATCCTTCTAATCACGGTGATCGGCTTCCTCTTCGCGGAACAAATCACCGGCTACTCCACAACGGAATTCGTCGGTCTCCCGTTCGTGTCCCAAGGCCTCTTCGGCACCGATCTGCTTGGTCGATCCGTGCTCTCGCGCTTCCTCGCCGGCGGCCTCATCCTGATCGTGACCGCCTTCCTCGCCACCCTGCTCGGCATGGTGGTGGGCACCATCATCGGCATGATCGCCGGTTACGTCGGTGGCCGCACGGACGCGATCATCATGCGCATCAACGACGTCTTCCTGGCGTTCCCGCAGCTGATCTTCGCCATGCTGGCCATCGTGATCTTCGGCGAATCCGCGACCGTTCTGGTTCTAGTCATCGGTTTGACCCACGCACCACGCATCGCCCGCGTTGCCCGCGCCGCGACCCAGTCCGTGACCAACGAAGACTACATCCGCGCCGCGCAAATGTACTCCGTGCCGCACTGGAAGATCCTCAACCGGGAGGTCATGCCCAACATCACCGGCCCACTCGCCGTGGAAGCAGGCCTACGCCTCACCTACTCCATCGGCTCAATCGCATCACTGTCCTTCTTGGGCATGGGTATCCAGCCGCCTACCGCGGACTGGGGCCTGATGATCAACGAAAACCGCATCGCCTTGCCGATCCAACCCTGGGGCGTCGTCCTCCCCGTCATCGCGATCGCCATCCTCACCATCGGCACGAACATGCTTGCCGACGCCACAGCGCGCGCCACCGCCACCACCGCCATGCCCATCAAGCGCACCGGCCCCAAGGCGGAAAGCAACAAACAGCCGAAGACGGAGCCGATCCACAACGTTTCGGGGTCCAAGGACCCCGAAACGAATAAGAGTGGAGCTCCCGAAACGATTGGAAGAGGAGCTCCCGAAACGGATCAGAGTGGAGACCCCGGAACTGGCGGCTCCACGGTGGTGACGCGCACTGTATCTACCAGTGGTAAATCGACAGACGAAGAACCAGAGAAAGAGACAAGGGGTTAA
- the polA gene encoding DNA polymerase I, translating into MTKRLLLIDGHSMAFRAFYALPAENFSTSGGQHTNAVYGFLSMFANVVAEEQPTHLAVAFDVGRKTFRTDMFPEYKAQREAAPEAFKGQVPIIQDVLGDLGVTTLSKENYEADDVLATLVAEAKAGAASGDVGAASDGVGAASNDAAPWEVVIVTGDRDYIQLVDENTTVLYPTRGVSTLTRFTPEEVQAKYGMSPAQYPDFAALRGDPSDNLPKIPGVGEKTAAKWIVEYGDLETLLSRADEIKGKTGDALRERVDQVRLNRELTQMVTDVDLPVGINDLELKAADVSEVAQAFDDLEFGVNLRERVLAAVPTTGTMGDGASTEGGEDERELVVDDAPLHEWLEAREGQGLALYVLGTGAPFRGDASALAIVDKQWHGVSVELANLSPREDAALVRWIESDSPKYLHGAKATWHMLQGRGLTLRGIAHDTMIAAYLLRPGQRTYELADVYQRHLHKQLASAGEQMSLLGDTSLADSAAAILELSAALAGELRAIDSYELYADLELPLVEILAGMEHAGIGVDIDVLEEQLRDFVDKVTQAEERARSLVDEPSLNLSSPKQLSTVLFDKLELPKTKKTKTGYSTAAKEIEALAAKNPHPFLDELLAHREYQKMKSTLEGLIKTVQSDGRIHTTFNQTVASTGRLSSTEPNLQNIPVRTEAGRKIRSAFVVGSGYECLLTADYSQIEMRVMAHLSEDAGLIEAYREGEDLHNFVGSRVFDVPIDAVTPELRRRVKAMSYGLVYGLSAFGLSNQLSIPPGEAKVIMESYFQRFGGVKRYLDEVVEQARRDGYTSTVFGRRRYLPELTSDNKVARENAERAALNAPIQGSAADIIKVAMIRVEEALRSAPAERALQSRVLLQVHDELVVEVAPGELDTVREIVEREMDQAISLRVPLEVSAGTGRNWDDAAH; encoded by the coding sequence ATGACCAAACGCTTGTTGCTTATCGACGGCCACTCGATGGCATTCCGGGCCTTCTACGCGTTGCCGGCGGAGAATTTCTCAACCTCCGGGGGCCAGCACACCAACGCGGTGTATGGGTTCCTTTCGATGTTTGCCAACGTCGTGGCCGAGGAGCAGCCGACGCACCTGGCCGTGGCGTTTGACGTGGGACGCAAGACGTTCCGCACGGACATGTTCCCGGAGTACAAGGCGCAGCGCGAGGCGGCCCCGGAAGCGTTCAAAGGCCAGGTGCCCATCATCCAGGACGTCCTGGGGGATTTGGGCGTGACCACCTTGAGCAAAGAGAACTACGAGGCCGATGATGTGCTGGCGACCCTCGTTGCAGAGGCTAAGGCCGGTGCGGCGTCGGGTGATGTCGGTGCGGCGTCAGATGGTGTCGGTGCGGCGTCGAATGACGCCGCACCGTGGGAGGTCGTGATCGTCACCGGGGACCGGGACTACATCCAGCTTGTGGATGAGAACACTACGGTGCTTTATCCCACGCGCGGTGTGTCCACGCTGACCCGGTTTACGCCGGAGGAGGTCCAGGCGAAGTACGGCATGAGCCCTGCTCAGTACCCGGATTTTGCGGCCCTGCGTGGGGACCCATCGGATAACTTGCCCAAGATTCCGGGCGTGGGGGAGAAGACTGCGGCTAAGTGGATCGTGGAGTACGGCGACCTTGAAACCCTGCTATCCCGCGCGGACGAGATTAAGGGAAAGACCGGTGACGCCCTGCGTGAGCGCGTGGACCAGGTTCGGCTCAACCGCGAGCTCACTCAGATGGTCACTGACGTGGACTTGCCGGTCGGGATCAACGACTTGGAATTGAAGGCCGCCGATGTCAGCGAGGTTGCACAGGCATTCGACGATCTGGAATTTGGGGTCAACCTCCGCGAGCGTGTGCTCGCCGCCGTCCCCACCACCGGAACGATGGGCGACGGTGCTTCAACAGAAGGCGGGGAGGATGAACGCGAGCTCGTCGTCGATGACGCCCCGCTGCACGAGTGGTTAGAAGCCAGGGAGGGGCAAGGTTTGGCCCTGTATGTGCTTGGCACCGGTGCGCCGTTTAGGGGGGATGCGTCGGCGCTTGCGATCGTCGATAAGCAATGGCACGGCGTGAGCGTTGAGCTTGCGAACTTGAGCCCGCGGGAGGACGCCGCGCTTGTGCGGTGGATTGAATCGGATTCTCCGAAGTACCTCCATGGGGCGAAGGCTACGTGGCACATGCTGCAAGGGCGCGGGTTGACGCTGCGCGGCATTGCGCACGACACGATGATTGCCGCGTACCTTTTGCGGCCCGGCCAGCGGACCTATGAGCTGGCCGATGTGTACCAGCGGCACCTGCATAAGCAGCTGGCGTCGGCGGGCGAGCAGATGAGTTTGCTGGGGGACACCTCCCTGGCGGATTCAGCGGCCGCGATTTTGGAGTTGTCAGCGGCGTTGGCGGGCGAGTTGCGCGCGATTGATTCCTATGAGCTCTACGCGGATCTGGAGCTTCCGCTGGTGGAAATCCTCGCAGGAATGGAGCACGCGGGTATCGGTGTGGACATCGATGTGCTGGAGGAACAACTGCGGGACTTCGTGGACAAGGTCACGCAGGCGGAGGAAAGGGCACGATCGCTTGTCGACGAACCTTCGCTGAACCTGTCCTCCCCAAAGCAATTATCAACGGTGCTTTTTGACAAGCTGGAGCTGCCTAAGACGAAGAAGACCAAGACGGGTTACTCCACAGCTGCGAAGGAAATCGAAGCGCTAGCTGCGAAGAACCCGCACCCGTTCCTCGATGAGCTGCTGGCGCACCGCGAGTATCAGAAGATGAAGTCCACGCTTGAGGGACTGATTAAAACAGTGCAATCTGACGGTCGGATTCACACGACGTTTAACCAGACCGTGGCATCGACTGGGCGGTTGAGTTCCACCGAGCCGAACCTGCAGAACATCCCCGTGCGTACTGAGGCTGGGCGGAAGATCCGCTCCGCGTTCGTGGTGGGTTCTGGCTACGAATGCCTGCTGACCGCCGACTATTCGCAGATTGAAATGCGCGTCATGGCGCACTTGAGTGAGGACGCCGGGTTGATTGAGGCCTACCGCGAAGGCGAGGATTTGCACAACTTCGTGGGCTCCCGCGTCTTTGATGTCCCGATTGATGCCGTGACTCCTGAGCTGCGACGCCGCGTGAAAGCCATGTCCTACGGACTGGTCTACGGCTTGTCCGCGTTTGGCCTGTCCAACCAGCTGTCCATCCCGCCGGGCGAAGCGAAGGTGATCATGGAAAGCTACTTCCAGCGCTTCGGCGGTGTGAAGCGATACCTCGATGAAGTAGTCGAGCAAGCTCGCCGCGATGGCTACACTTCCACCGTCTTCGGCCGCCGCCGCTACCTGCCAGAACTGACCTCTGACAACAAGGTCGCCCGCGAAAACGCTGAGCGCGCTGCCCTCAACGCTCCCATCCAGGGCAGCGCCGCCGACATCATCAAGGTGGCAATGATCCGCGTCGAGGAAGCTCTTCGATCCGCTCCCGCCGAGCGGGCACTCCAATCCCGCGTTTTGCTTCAGGTCCACGACGAACTCGTGGTGGAAGTAGCCCCCGGCGAGCTCGATACCGTCCGCGAAATCGTCGAACGCGAAATGGACCAGGCCATCAGCCTGCGGGTCCCCTTAGAAGTCTCCGCTGGAACCGGCCGCAACTGGGACGACGCCGCCCACTAG
- the coaE gene encoding dephospho-CoA kinase — MIKIGLTGGIGSGKSTVAKLLAHEGFPVVDADLIAREIMEPGSPVLDEVAAEFGSDVLDDDGSLNRALLAQRAFSTKESTAKLNGITHPAIKAESRRRFAEYAAAGQAAVVYDMPLLVELGLDKEMDLVVVVDVDVEERVRRLVASRGLDESDARARIAQQATDEQRRAAADVVIDNNGDVDALEPQVNDLVARIRTES; from the coding sequence ATGATCAAAATTGGGCTCACGGGTGGTATTGGCAGTGGAAAATCGACCGTCGCGAAGCTGCTTGCTCATGAAGGGTTCCCCGTCGTCGACGCTGACCTCATAGCACGGGAGATCATGGAGCCAGGTTCGCCGGTCCTCGATGAGGTTGCTGCGGAGTTCGGAAGCGATGTGCTTGACGACGATGGGTCGTTGAACCGCGCACTTTTAGCGCAACGCGCCTTTTCGACGAAGGAATCGACCGCGAAGTTGAATGGCATTACGCACCCGGCGATTAAGGCGGAATCGCGGCGAAGGTTCGCAGAGTACGCCGCCGCGGGTCAGGCAGCGGTTGTCTACGACATGCCGTTGTTGGTGGAGCTGGGTCTGGATAAGGAGATGGACCTAGTCGTCGTCGTTGATGTGGATGTGGAAGAACGTGTCCGACGGCTGGTGGCTTCCCGTGGGCTTGATGAGTCTGATGCGCGCGCCCGCATCGCGCAGCAAGCGACAGACGAGCAGCGGCGGGCGGCAGCCGACGTTGTCATCGATAACAACGGTGATGTGGACGCGCTTGAGCCGCAGGTGAACGACTTGGTGGCCCGCATCCGGACGGAAAGTTAA
- a CDS encoding ABC transporter ATP-binding protein, giving the protein MTNRTDDRLVLRVRDLRLATYDGNEILHGVDFDLYRGEIVGLVGESGSGKTTAGLAALGHFRTGLMNTDGEITLYPRNAEKIDVLSLNEDQLRDMRGARVAYIPQDPALSLNPAMRVGDQIREVLDIHGYGKSASERADRVREVMRDVDLPDTDEYLARWPHQLSGGQQQRVGIAMAFAMYPDVLILDEPTTGLDVTTQNHVLQTIRNMTLQNDVASLYITHDLAVVAELADRVVVMLRGDIVEEGDYSSVLYSPQHPYTKKLLAAIPDLEGRKDIAGNDRWGDTWSANNVSSADAAAAPGGESASSSNALLEIRNLEMAYGSNKVLHGINLALEAGESTLLLGESGSGKTTLARSVAGLNPGYTGDVVLNGQVLAHGSRERTVEQRQDVQYIFQSPFSSLNPRRTIGESLSVPLEMSGKLSRADQRKLVEETLEAVQLDKSFYDRRPGDLSGGERQRAAIGRALVNAPHVLVCDEVTSALDVSVQASILQLLAELRHERGLSLLFVTHNIALARHIATRIAVLNKGVIVDEGTVDEVLENPKHEYTQQLLANIPSL; this is encoded by the coding sequence ATGACTAACAGAACTGATGACCGCCTTGTCCTGCGCGTCCGCGATCTGCGGCTGGCAACCTACGACGGCAATGAGATCCTCCACGGAGTCGACTTCGACCTCTACCGCGGCGAAATCGTTGGCCTGGTGGGTGAATCCGGTTCCGGTAAAACCACCGCTGGTTTGGCCGCGTTGGGTCACTTCCGTACCGGGCTGATGAACACCGACGGTGAGATCACGCTCTACCCGCGCAACGCTGAGAAGATCGATGTGCTGTCCCTCAACGAGGATCAGCTGCGCGACATGCGTGGTGCCCGCGTTGCCTACATCCCGCAGGACCCGGCGCTATCGCTCAACCCCGCCATGCGTGTAGGTGACCAGATCCGTGAGGTTCTAGACATTCACGGCTACGGGAAATCCGCCAGCGAGCGTGCGGACCGCGTCCGCGAAGTGATGCGCGACGTTGACCTGCCGGACACCGATGAGTACCTGGCGCGCTGGCCGCACCAGCTCTCCGGTGGTCAGCAGCAGCGCGTGGGTATCGCAATGGCTTTCGCCATGTACCCGGACGTTCTCATCCTTGACGAGCCGACGACGGGTCTGGACGTGACCACCCAGAACCACGTCCTGCAAACAATCCGCAACATGACGTTGCAAAACGACGTGGCGTCGCTTTACATCACCCACGACCTTGCCGTGGTTGCGGAACTGGCAGACCGCGTCGTGGTCATGCTGCGCGGCGACATCGTCGAAGAAGGCGACTACAGCTCCGTCCTCTACTCCCCGCAGCACCCGTACACCAAGAAGCTGCTCGCAGCCATCCCCGACCTTGAAGGCCGGAAGGATATCGCTGGCAACGACCGCTGGGGAGACACATGGAGCGCCAACAACGTTTCCAGCGCGGACGCAGCGGCGGCACCTGGTGGCGAAAGTGCGTCGTCAAGCAATGCCTTGCTTGAAATCCGTAACCTTGAGATGGCCTATGGCTCCAACAAGGTTCTCCACGGCATCAACCTGGCGCTTGAAGCGGGCGAGTCGACACTGCTGCTCGGCGAGTCTGGCTCCGGTAAGACGACTCTGGCGCGCTCTGTCGCTGGGCTGAACCCGGGGTACACGGGCGACGTGGTTCTCAATGGGCAAGTCCTTGCTCACGGCAGCCGCGAGCGAACCGTGGAACAGCGCCAGGACGTCCAGTACATTTTCCAGTCGCCGTTCAGCTCGCTCAACCCCCGCCGCACCATCGGCGAATCCTTGAGCGTGCCGCTGGAGATGTCCGGCAAGCTCTCGCGCGCGGACCAGCGGAAGCTCGTTGAGGAGACCCTCGAGGCCGTCCAGCTGGACAAGAGCTTCTACGACCGCCGCCCGGGTGATCTGTCGGGTGGTGAGCGTCAGCGCGCCGCGATTGGTCGAGCGCTTGTCAACGCGCCGCACGTTCTGGTGTGCGACGAGGTGACCTCGGCTCTGGACGTGTCGGTGCAAGCATCGATCCTCCAGCTCCTCGCTGAGCTACGGCACGAGCGCGGCCTGTCGCTGCTGTTTGTGACGCACAACATCGCGCTTGCGCGCCACATTGCCACGCGCATCGCGGTCTTGAACAAGGGTGTGATCGTGGACGAAGGAACCGTCGACGAGGTTCTGGAAAACCCGAAGCACGAATACACGCAGCAGCTGCTGGCGAACATTCCTTCGCTGTAG
- a CDS encoding EamA family transporter, producing MITRSEESQSAVARAALLVLVGSVALHTSNAIASTLFATYGSQPVSAMRMMFAALILLVLVRPRVRGRSRGEWLGIVVYGAAMAVMNGALYHAIERIPLGIASTIEFLGPCAVALVQSRRWREAACALLALAGVALLSAGPAGFFDAAGYAFAVCAAVAFGVYTLFAPLVGNSGADGLALSIAVAAVFTSPWSAPVVVSGGLDVRAAVLLAASAVLGVVITFGADTLAAKMTSARVVGTLFAIDPAMSAIIGKLALGQDLTAAAVAGIVVVASAGALLVWSAESEDVSEPPID from the coding sequence GTGATCACTAGGTCTGAGGAATCCCAGAGCGCGGTGGCGCGCGCGGCGCTGTTGGTGCTCGTCGGGTCGGTTGCGCTGCACACGTCGAATGCGATCGCGTCAACGCTGTTTGCTACGTACGGTTCACAGCCGGTCAGTGCAATGCGCATGATGTTCGCCGCGCTCATCTTGTTGGTCCTGGTCCGCCCGCGCGTGCGCGGCAGGTCGCGGGGGGAGTGGCTGGGCATTGTTGTCTACGGCGCGGCGATGGCGGTAATGAATGGGGCGCTCTACCACGCTATTGAGAGGATTCCTTTGGGCATCGCCAGTACGATTGAATTTCTGGGTCCGTGCGCGGTGGCGTTGGTGCAGTCGCGGCGGTGGCGTGAGGCTGCGTGCGCGCTGTTGGCGCTCGCCGGGGTGGCGCTGTTGTCCGCGGGGCCGGCTGGTTTCTTTGACGCCGCGGGGTATGCCTTCGCCGTGTGCGCGGCGGTCGCGTTCGGGGTGTACACGCTGTTCGCGCCGCTCGTGGGCAACTCCGGGGCGGATGGTTTGGCGCTGTCTATCGCAGTGGCAGCGGTGTTCACTAGTCCGTGGAGTGCGCCGGTCGTGGTCAGCGGGGGCCTGGACGTGCGCGCGGCGGTGTTGCTTGCTGCGTCCGCTGTGCTGGGAGTCGTGATCACGTTTGGCGCGGACACGTTGGCGGCGAAGATGACGTCGGCACGCGTCGTCGGCACGCTTTTTGCGATTGACCCGGCGATGAGCGCGATCATTGGCAAACTCGCGCTCGGCCAGGATCTCACGGCCGCGGCGGTTGCGGGCATCGTTGTGGTGGCGTCCGCGGGTGCGTTGCTGGTCTGGTCAGCGGAATCTGAGGATGTGTCCGAGCCACCGATAGACTAG
- a CDS encoding DUF4259 domain-containing protein: MGTWDVGPFDNDPAVEVIDSLTAGTFRMDQFRFDCGDKALSVEQFEAIIAVAAIMNGFVPQGLSPDRVAYPFTGDDRWWVRERVAAALQPDGSALYEHWENTGELEQWLSAVNAAMLKATPAAS, encoded by the coding sequence ATGGGAACGTGGGACGTAGGGCCTTTTGATAATGATCCAGCGGTAGAGGTGATTGACTCTCTGACCGCTGGCACGTTCCGCATGGACCAATTCCGCTTCGATTGCGGTGACAAGGCGTTATCGGTCGAACAGTTCGAAGCGATTATCGCCGTTGCTGCCATCATGAACGGCTTTGTGCCCCAGGGCCTGTCCCCAGATCGCGTCGCGTACCCGTTCACGGGTGATGACCGGTGGTGGGTGCGCGAACGAGTTGCCGCAGCGTTGCAGCCGGACGGCTCGGCGCTGTACGAGCACTGGGAAAACACCGGTGAACTTGAGCAGTGGCTCAGCGCCGTCAACGCCGCCATGCTGAAGGCGACGCCGGCGGCGTCGTAG
- the rpsA gene encoding 30S ribosomal protein S1, which produces MPTSTTPQVAINDIGSAEDFLAAIDATIKYFNDGDIVSGTVVKVDHDEVLLDIGYKTEGVIPTRELSIKHDVDPDEVVEIGDEIDALVLTKEDKEGRLLLSKKRAQYERAWGTIEELQANDQPVTGTVIEVVKGGLILDIGLRGFLPASLVEMRRVRDLDPYIGQELEAKIIELDKHRNNVVLSRRAYLEETQSAVRSDFLHQLEKGQVRKGVVSSIVNFGAFVDLGGVDGLVHVSELSWKHIDHPSEVVTVGDEVTVEVLDVDLDRERVSLSLKATQEDPWRVFARTHAVGQIVPGKVTKLVPFGAFVRVEEGIEGLVHISELAQRHVEVPDQVVEVGSEVMVKVIDIDLDRRRISLSLKQADEDYTEEFDPSRYGMADSYDEQGNYIFPEGFDPETNEWMEGFDEARQEWEARYAEAERLFNAHTAQIERDRAAAAEAAENADEAPSNYSSESSAAAPSVSSEAPEEVGGSLASDEQLAALREKLAGN; this is translated from the coding sequence ATGCCCACTTCTACTACCCCCCAGGTTGCCATCAACGACATCGGCAGCGCTGAGGATTTTCTTGCCGCGATTGACGCAACCATCAAGTACTTCAACGATGGCGATATCGTCTCCGGCACTGTCGTCAAGGTCGACCACGACGAGGTTCTCCTCGATATCGGGTACAAGACCGAAGGCGTCATCCCTACCCGCGAGCTGTCCATCAAGCACGACGTCGACCCGGATGAGGTCGTTGAGATCGGCGATGAGATTGACGCGCTTGTCCTGACCAAGGAGGACAAGGAAGGCCGCCTCCTGCTGTCCAAGAAGCGTGCGCAGTACGAGCGTGCGTGGGGCACCATCGAGGAGCTGCAGGCCAACGACCAGCCGGTTACCGGTACGGTCATCGAGGTCGTCAAGGGCGGCCTGATCTTGGACATCGGCCTGCGCGGCTTCCTGCCGGCATCGCTGGTGGAAATGCGTCGCGTGCGTGACCTGGACCCCTACATTGGCCAGGAGCTCGAGGCAAAGATCATCGAGCTGGACAAGCACCGCAACAACGTGGTTCTGTCCCGCCGCGCATACCTGGAGGAGACCCAGTCCGCGGTCCGCTCCGACTTCCTGCACCAGCTTGAGAAGGGCCAGGTCCGCAAGGGTGTTGTGTCCTCCATCGTCAACTTCGGTGCATTCGTTGACCTCGGCGGCGTTGACGGACTGGTTCACGTTTCCGAGCTGTCCTGGAAGCACATTGATCACCCGAGCGAGGTTGTGACCGTCGGCGATGAGGTCACCGTTGAGGTTCTCGACGTTGATCTGGACCGCGAGCGCGTTTCGCTGTCCCTGAAGGCAACGCAGGAAGATCCGTGGCGCGTGTTCGCCCGTACCCACGCCGTGGGCCAGATCGTCCCGGGCAAGGTCACCAAGCTCGTTCCGTTCGGTGCGTTCGTTCGCGTCGAAGAGGGCATCGAGGGTCTCGTTCACATTTCCGAGCTGGCTCAGCGCCACGTTGAGGTGCCGGACCAGGTCGTCGAGGTTGGCTCCGAGGTCATGGTCAAGGTCATCGACATCGACCTGGACCGCCGCCGCATCTCCCTGTCGCTCAAGCAGGCAGACGAGGACTACACCGAAGAGTTCGATCCGTCCCGCTACGGTATGGCTGACTCCTACGATGAGCAGGGCAACTACATCTTCCCGGAGGGCTTCGACCCGGAGACCAACGAGTGGATGGAGGGCTTCGACGAGGCTCGCCAGGAGTGGGAAGCACGCTACGCAGAGGCAGAGCGTCTCTTCAACGCCCACACCGCACAGATCGAGCGCGACCGCGCCGCTGCCGCAGAGGCTGCAGAGAACGCAGATGAGGCTCCGTCGAACTACTCCTCTGAGTCTTCCGCGGCTGCACCGTCTGTTTCTTCCGAGGCTCCGGAAGAGGTCGGCGGCTCCCTGGCTTCCGACGAGCAGCTCGCAGCTCTGCGCGAGAAGCTCGCTGGCAACTAA